A single region of the Phalacrocorax carbo chromosome 4, bPhaCar2.1, whole genome shotgun sequence genome encodes:
- the LAMTOR3 gene encoding ragulator complex protein LAMTOR3 isoform X1, translated as MADDLKRFLYKKLPSVEGLHAIVVSDRDGVPVIKVANDNAPEHALRPGFLSTFALATDQGSKLGLSKNKSIICYYNTYQVVQFNRLPLVVSFIASSNANTGLIVSLEKELTPLFEELRQVVEVS; from the exons ATGGCCGAC GACCTGAAGAGGTTCCTGTACAAGAAGCTGCCGAG cGTTGAAGGTCTTCATGCTATTGTAGTCTCGGATAGAGACGGTGTACCTGTTATCAAAG TTGCCAATGATAATGCTCCAGAACATGCACTGCGACCTGGCTTTCTGTCCACGTTTGCCCTTGCCACGGATCAGGGCAGTAAACTAGGactttctaaaaacaaaagtaTTATCTGCTATTACAATACGTACCAG GTGGTGCAGTTCAATCGCTTACCTTTGGTAGTAAGCTTCATTGCTAGCAGCAATGCCAATACTG ggCTGATAGTAAGTTTAGAGAAGGAGCTCACGCCCCTGTTTGAAGAACTGAGGCAGGTTGTTGAAGTTTCTTAA
- the LAMTOR3 gene encoding ragulator complex protein LAMTOR3 isoform X2, producing the protein MLLQLEEAICSSEAGISTAHEGCTVLIAEAFANDNAPEHALRPGFLSTFALATDQGSKLGLSKNKSIICYYNTYQVVQFNRLPLVVSFIASSNANTGLIVSLEKELTPLFEELRQVVEVS; encoded by the exons ATGTTGCTCCAATTAGAGGAGGCCATATGTTCTTCTGAAGCCGGAATCAGCACTGCTCATGAAGGTTGTACTGTACTCATTGCAGAAGCAT TTGCCAATGATAATGCTCCAGAACATGCACTGCGACCTGGCTTTCTGTCCACGTTTGCCCTTGCCACGGATCAGGGCAGTAAACTAGGactttctaaaaacaaaagtaTTATCTGCTATTACAATACGTACCAG GTGGTGCAGTTCAATCGCTTACCTTTGGTAGTAAGCTTCATTGCTAGCAGCAATGCCAATACTG ggCTGATAGTAAGTTTAGAGAAGGAGCTCACGCCCCTGTTTGAAGAACTGAGGCAGGTTGTTGAAGTTTCTTAA
- the DAPP1 gene encoding dual adapter for phosphotyrosine and 3-phosphotyrosine and 3-phosphoinositide isoform X3 gives MTQRRQPRPATPLDEELEALGWYHDNLTRHAAEALLLSNGQDGSYLLRKSNEREHLYSLSVRGKDSVKHFHVEHTGTSFKFGFNEFSSLKELVMHFANQPLIGSETGTLIVLKHPYPRKVEEPSIYESVRVHTAMQTGRTESDLVPNAPSLGTKEGYLIKQGKIVKATEPIRALDLTECSAVQFDYSQERVNCFCLVFPLRTYYLCARTGIEADEWIKILRWKLSQIRKQLEQRNASLTP, from the exons ATGACCCAGCGCCGGCAGCCGCGTCCCGCCACGCCGCTGGACGAGGAGCTGGAGGCTCTGGG gtgGTATCATGATAATCTTACCCGACATGCAGCAGAAGCGCTGCTGCTTTCCAATGGGCAGGATGGAAGCTATCTCTTGAGGAAGAGTAATGAAAGGGAACATTTGTACTCCCTCTCTGTAAG gggAAAAGATTCTGTGAAACACTTCCATGTTGAACATACAGGAACTTCATTCAAATTTGGATTTAATGAATTTTCTAGCTTGAAGGAATTAGTCATGCATTTTGCAAATCAGCCTCTAATTGGAAGCGAAACAG GAACCTTAATTGTATTGAAGCATCCCTACCCACGGAAAGTGGAAGAACCTTCCATTTATGAGTCTGTTCGAGTTCACACAGCAATGCAGACGGGAAGGACAGAAAGTGATCTTGTTCCAAATGCTCCCTCA CTTGGTACAAAAGAAGGATATTTGATAAAACAAGGCAAAATAGTCAAG gctACAGAACCAATTCGGGCACTTGACTTAACTGAATGCTCTGCTGTGCAATTTGACTATTCCCAGGAAAGAGTCAATTGTTTCTG TTTAGTGTTTCCACTAAGGACATACTACCTGTGCGCAAGAACTGGAATAGAAGCTGATGAGTGGATTAAAATACTGCGATGGAAACTG TCACAAATACGGAAGCAACTGGAGCAGCGTAATGCCTCCCTGACTCCCTAG
- the DAPP1 gene encoding dual adapter for phosphotyrosine and 3-phosphotyrosine and 3-phosphoinositide isoform X1 — protein MTQRRQPRPATPLDEELEALGWYHDNLTRHAAEALLLSNGQDGSYLLRKSNEREHLYSLSVRGKDSVKHFHVEHTGTSFKFGFNEFSSLKELVMHFANQPLIGSETGTLIVLKHPYPRKVEEPSIYESVRVHTAMQTGRTESDLVPNAPSLGTKEGYLIKQGKIVKNWKTRWFTLHRNELKYFKDQTATEPIRALDLTECSAVQFDYSQERVNCFCLVFPLRTYYLCARTGIEADEWIKILRWKLSQIRKQLEQRNASLTP, from the exons ATGACCCAGCGCCGGCAGCCGCGTCCCGCCACGCCGCTGGACGAGGAGCTGGAGGCTCTGGG gtgGTATCATGATAATCTTACCCGACATGCAGCAGAAGCGCTGCTGCTTTCCAATGGGCAGGATGGAAGCTATCTCTTGAGGAAGAGTAATGAAAGGGAACATTTGTACTCCCTCTCTGTAAG gggAAAAGATTCTGTGAAACACTTCCATGTTGAACATACAGGAACTTCATTCAAATTTGGATTTAATGAATTTTCTAGCTTGAAGGAATTAGTCATGCATTTTGCAAATCAGCCTCTAATTGGAAGCGAAACAG GAACCTTAATTGTATTGAAGCATCCCTACCCACGGAAAGTGGAAGAACCTTCCATTTATGAGTCTGTTCGAGTTCACACAGCAATGCAGACGGGAAGGACAGAAAGTGATCTTGTTCCAAATGCTCCCTCA CTTGGTACAAAAGAAGGATATTTGATAAAACAAGGCAAAATAGTCAAG AATTGGAAGACAAGGTGGTTTACACTGCATAGGAATGAACTTAAGTATTTCAAAGACCAGACA gctACAGAACCAATTCGGGCACTTGACTTAACTGAATGCTCTGCTGTGCAATTTGACTATTCCCAGGAAAGAGTCAATTGTTTCTG TTTAGTGTTTCCACTAAGGACATACTACCTGTGCGCAAGAACTGGAATAGAAGCTGATGAGTGGATTAAAATACTGCGATGGAAACTG TCACAAATACGGAAGCAACTGGAGCAGCGTAATGCCTCCCTGACTCCCTAG
- the DAPP1 gene encoding dual adapter for phosphotyrosine and 3-phosphotyrosine and 3-phosphoinositide isoform X2, whose protein sequence is MTQRRQPRPATPLDEELEALGWYHDNLTRHAAEALLLSNGQDGSYLLRKSNEREHLYSLSVRGKDSVKHFHVEHTGTSFKFGFNEFSSLKELVMHFANQPLIGSETGTLIVLKHPYPRKVEEPSIYESVRVHTAMQTGRTESDLVPNAPSNWKTRWFTLHRNELKYFKDQTATEPIRALDLTECSAVQFDYSQERVNCFCLVFPLRTYYLCARTGIEADEWIKILRWKLSQIRKQLEQRNASLTP, encoded by the exons ATGACCCAGCGCCGGCAGCCGCGTCCCGCCACGCCGCTGGACGAGGAGCTGGAGGCTCTGGG gtgGTATCATGATAATCTTACCCGACATGCAGCAGAAGCGCTGCTGCTTTCCAATGGGCAGGATGGAAGCTATCTCTTGAGGAAGAGTAATGAAAGGGAACATTTGTACTCCCTCTCTGTAAG gggAAAAGATTCTGTGAAACACTTCCATGTTGAACATACAGGAACTTCATTCAAATTTGGATTTAATGAATTTTCTAGCTTGAAGGAATTAGTCATGCATTTTGCAAATCAGCCTCTAATTGGAAGCGAAACAG GAACCTTAATTGTATTGAAGCATCCCTACCCACGGAAAGTGGAAGAACCTTCCATTTATGAGTCTGTTCGAGTTCACACAGCAATGCAGACGGGAAGGACAGAAAGTGATCTTGTTCCAAATGCTCCCTCA AATTGGAAGACAAGGTGGTTTACACTGCATAGGAATGAACTTAAGTATTTCAAAGACCAGACA gctACAGAACCAATTCGGGCACTTGACTTAACTGAATGCTCTGCTGTGCAATTTGACTATTCCCAGGAAAGAGTCAATTGTTTCTG TTTAGTGTTTCCACTAAGGACATACTACCTGTGCGCAAGAACTGGAATAGAAGCTGATGAGTGGATTAAAATACTGCGATGGAAACTG TCACAAATACGGAAGCAACTGGAGCAGCGTAATGCCTCCCTGACTCCCTAG
- the DAPP1 gene encoding dual adapter for phosphotyrosine and 3-phosphotyrosine and 3-phosphoinositide isoform X4, translating to MTQRRQPRPATPLDEELEALGWYHDNLTRHAAEALLLSNGQDGSYLLRKSNEREHLYSLSVRGKDSVKHFHVEHTGTSFKFGFNEFSSLKELVMHFANQPLIGSETGTLIVLKHPYPRKVEEPSIYESVRVHTAMQTGRTESDLVPNAPSATEPIRALDLTECSAVQFDYSQERVNCFCLVFPLRTYYLCARTGIEADEWIKILRWKLSQIRKQLEQRNASLTP from the exons ATGACCCAGCGCCGGCAGCCGCGTCCCGCCACGCCGCTGGACGAGGAGCTGGAGGCTCTGGG gtgGTATCATGATAATCTTACCCGACATGCAGCAGAAGCGCTGCTGCTTTCCAATGGGCAGGATGGAAGCTATCTCTTGAGGAAGAGTAATGAAAGGGAACATTTGTACTCCCTCTCTGTAAG gggAAAAGATTCTGTGAAACACTTCCATGTTGAACATACAGGAACTTCATTCAAATTTGGATTTAATGAATTTTCTAGCTTGAAGGAATTAGTCATGCATTTTGCAAATCAGCCTCTAATTGGAAGCGAAACAG GAACCTTAATTGTATTGAAGCATCCCTACCCACGGAAAGTGGAAGAACCTTCCATTTATGAGTCTGTTCGAGTTCACACAGCAATGCAGACGGGAAGGACAGAAAGTGATCTTGTTCCAAATGCTCCCTCA gctACAGAACCAATTCGGGCACTTGACTTAACTGAATGCTCTGCTGTGCAATTTGACTATTCCCAGGAAAGAGTCAATTGTTTCTG TTTAGTGTTTCCACTAAGGACATACTACCTGTGCGCAAGAACTGGAATAGAAGCTGATGAGTGGATTAAAATACTGCGATGGAAACTG TCACAAATACGGAAGCAACTGGAGCAGCGTAATGCCTCCCTGACTCCCTAG